The Komagataella phaffii GS115 chromosome 4, complete sequence genome includes the window AGGCTTTACCCATGACTATTGTATGATCTGTGCTTAGTCTGAAAAGtttagaaaaaaaaaattatctCATCTCCTACACGAGAATTGATGGGTGCACACACCAGATATCGAAAATCTTAGAGTTATGATACTTCTCCTATAAAAACCAATGTATGACTATTCACAATATGCATATTTAGTGCTTACCATTGGTACGCTTTCTACGCAGCTCGGTTTGCTCCTTCTCTACTTCTGGATCCCAGTAGATAAATTCATCTAGAGCTTTTCCTCCTGGAACCATAGGAAGGACTGgaaccttcttctccaCAAATACTTCCATAAGGACAGGTTCAGAAGCTTCTAAGAACTCAGTAACCTTTCCAACTAAGTCTTCCTGTTTCTTGACACGTATACCTTTGAATCCCATAGCCTCTGCCAACTTCATGAAGTCTGGATTCGTTTGGTGTGTATGAGAATATCTGTGCTCGTAAAACAGGGATTGCCATTGGGTGACCATTCCCTGTTCTTCATTGTTCAAAACAACAACCTTAACTGGAGCGTCCGCTTGAACAGCGGAGGACATCTCCATCAAAGTCATATTGAAGGATGCGTCACCGTCAATGTCAATAACCATGGCGTCTGGCTTGGCAATTTGGGCTCCAATAGCAGCTGGAAGTCCGAAACCCATGGTTCCTAGACCACCTGAAGTGATCATAGTTCTTGGTTGGGTCCAAGTCCAGTGCTGAGCAGCCCACATTTGATGCTGACCAACACCAGTCGTCACAATAACCTCCTTGTCCTGTTTCTGACATTGTTTCGATATTTCAGCAATCAGCGTTTGGGGCTTAATAGCAGAGCCTGGAGTCTCGAGTTGGTAGGCATAGGGATACTGTTCCTTCCATTCGTCAATTTGCTTGAACCATTCAGGTCTTTCGCTGACGGTTTCAACCAATGGAATGAAGTTATTCAAGTTCTTGGTGACGTCTCCCTCAACAGCTACAGTGGCATCAACAACCTTGTTGATGTTCTTTGGAGAGATTTCAAAGTGGACGATACCTCCTCTGTGTTGAACAGCAGCTAATCTGGCCTGAGGAGCGAACTTAGAGATAGTGCCTGTGACTCTGTCATCAAAACGAGCTCCAAGAGCAATGATCAAGTCAGCGTTTTGCATTGCGAGGTTAGCAACAGCTGATCCATGCATACCAAGCATATCAACAGATTTGTGATCTCTTTGGTCGAAAGCACCCAGTGCTTGTATAGTTGTGGTGACTGGGATTTGTGCCTTGTCAGCGAGTTCTCTCAGAAGACCAGGGCCATTCTCGTCGTTCAAGATACCAGCACCAACGTACAAAATAGGTTTCTTTGCAATGTTGAGCAAGTGAGCAGCTTCTTTAATGTTTTTCATGGTGAACTCGGAGGCAACCTCCTCTGTCAGACGACTAAGAGTTTTGTTTGGTAAAGTGGATGAAATTGGAATAggtgttttcaaaatggCTGCAGTGACATCCTTTGGCAAGTCAACTAGAACAGGCCCTGGACGGCCGGAAGTGGCAATCTCAAAGGCTTCGTTGATACGTCTGGGCAATTCGGCCACGTCTTTCACCATTACATTCCACTTGGTACAGGATCTTGAGATTCCTATAACATCAGCTTCTTGGAACGCATCAGTACCAATAGCAGATGTTACGACCTGACCTGAGAATACGACAAGTGGAACACCATCAGCTAAGGCATCAGCCATTGGAGTAATAACATTAGTAGCACCAGGGCCAGACGTAACCAAGACAACACCAGGCTTACCTGAGGCTCTGGCGTAACCTTCAGCCATATGACCAGCTCCTTGCTCGTGACGTGGCAAAACGAACTTAAAATGTGACGAGTTGTAGATGGCATCGTAGACTGGTAAGATAGCTCCACCTGGGTACCCAAACACAGTGTCCACTTTATGCCTCAGCATCATCTCGTGGAAAATTTCACCTCCTGATAGTCCGATGAATGAATCATCCATCATTTGCTTTTGGTTGCTACTTAAAGGTTCAGGGTCTGTAGATTGATTAAAGCTTGGAGCTGGTCTTGGTCTCTTAGCAGAAGCCGGGGTTGGAGCGGTGGCTACTGCAGATTTGAATCTTACTCCTTGTAAAAGCGACCGTTGGGCTCTATTTGAAAGGGCATAGCGTCTGCTTGCCGTCCTAATGGCGAACattttgacttttcagTAAAATAGTGGGGACGAGGAAacaggagaaaaaaaaacacTGAAAAGTAGGAGTGATTTTGGGccctttttcttttttgcttttttttttttttcacctCTATTActcattgattttttcttcgatGTGGGGGGCGCGAAATAGCTAGACAGGCCATAATCCGGAAA containing:
- a CDS encoding Acetolactate synthase, catalyses the first common step in isoleucine and valine biosynthesis, yielding MFAIRTASRRYALSNRAQRSLLQGVRFKSAVATAPTPASAKRPRPAPSFNQSTDPEPLSSNQKQMMDDSFIGLSGGEIFHEMMLRHKVDTVFGYPGGAILPVYDAIYNSSHFKFVLPRHEQGAGHMAEGYARASGKPGVVLVTSGPGATNVITPMADALADGVPLVVFSGQVVTSAIGTDAFQEADVIGISRSCTKWNVMVKDVAELPRRINEAFEIATSGRPGPVLVDLPKDVTAAILKTPIPISSTLPNKTLSRLTEEVASEFTMKNIKEAAHLLNIAKKPILYVGAGILNDENGPGLLRELADKAQIPVTTTIQALGAFDQRDHKSVDMLGMHGSAVANLAMQNADLIIALGARFDDRVTGTISKFAPQARLAAVQHRGGIVHFEISPKNINKVVDATVAVEGDVTKNLNNFIPLVETVSERPEWFKQIDEWKEQYPYAYQLETPGSAIKPQTLIAEISKQCQKQDKEVIVTTGVGQHQMWAAQHWTWTQPRTMITSGGLGTMGFGLPAAIGAQIAKPDAMVIDIDGDASFNMTLMEMSSAVQADAPVKVVVLNNEEQGMVTQWQSLFYEHRYSHTHQTNPDFMKLAEAMGFKGIRVKKQEDLVGKVTEFLEASEPVLMEVFVEKKVPVLPMVPGGKALDEFIYWDPEVEKEQTELRRKRTNGKH